One segment of Streptomyces sp. YIM 121038 DNA contains the following:
- a CDS encoding ABC transporter permease, giving the protein MLFIAYQTLRSRWVSFLGTLVALVLGVAQVAAMGALLMTVLDLPDRPVERFAKATAVVKPDDGDWNASQHDLGVRSLPESEGVKPALRQKVADTGGVVVDRAFYAQLDGGPKDQVGHPWPVARFGGYRLTDGRAPTGKDQVVVPSDQARTGEQVTVMTAAGVSRYTVSGTVSPVDWEDAVFFSDAEAARISPRIEALVPLGPLAAVRSAVGDDAEVLTGQDRHKADASEDRDRETLDNTVTLVPVMASVAGTTAVFVVASTFAFAVVQRRREVALLRAVGATPKQVRRMVRGEALLVGTLASAAGAALGLYGAQLLADVLIAMDIAPDWFEVKPSLHWTIVTPLAGAFLVGVTVAWCGAVAAARRAGTVRPVEALREAAVDDTGMTPARRLLGAAGVAAGVGLAGWIAFGKPQSVLSPNTYVTELLVPVLAAAVLAPLAVGPLTRFFMWPFRNSAGPTAMLVRESALTARRRTAATAAPILLTVGLALSLLAATDSLGAARDHGLRNSVTSEYALAPDDTPGISPDVIDKVKRIDGVRITAPLLTTVYTRDEDRFDVNDGLVVDTAALKHTMDLDVTEGSLDELDDTSMAVADLWGWDVGTRVKIFLGDGEQATLKVAAVYKALRGSDVAYLPERFAASAAYSRDGLARRAYISLKPGTDRAAATAAIEKAVRGNGAKFMTRDELVATESAYARHLIEVRQRSTALIVVLFCFIAILNTLLMATADRRRDLAVLRLAGATPKQVVRFFVAESLLVTAIGVALAVIASAVNLIGLWGALHELFGAAPIVVPWAVVGTVTAVSAVLAVVGTVLPVGAALRSRIVQLVGARE; this is encoded by the coding sequence GTGCTCTTCATCGCCTACCAGACCCTGCGGTCACGCTGGGTGTCGTTCCTCGGCACCCTCGTGGCGCTCGTCCTCGGCGTCGCCCAAGTGGCCGCCATGGGCGCCCTGCTGATGACCGTGCTCGACCTGCCCGACCGCCCCGTCGAACGCTTCGCGAAGGCCACGGCCGTCGTCAAGCCCGACGACGGGGACTGGAACGCCTCCCAGCACGACCTCGGCGTCCGCTCCCTGCCCGAGTCCGAGGGCGTCAAGCCCGCGCTGCGGCAGAAGGTCGCCGACACCGGCGGGGTCGTCGTCGACCGCGCCTTCTACGCCCAGCTCGACGGCGGCCCCAAGGACCAGGTGGGCCACCCCTGGCCGGTCGCGCGCTTCGGCGGCTACCGCCTCACCGACGGGCGCGCCCCCACCGGCAAGGACCAGGTCGTCGTCCCCTCCGACCAGGCCCGCACCGGCGAGCAGGTCACCGTGATGACCGCCGCGGGAGTCTCCCGCTACACCGTCTCCGGCACCGTCTCGCCCGTCGACTGGGAGGACGCCGTCTTCTTCAGCGACGCCGAGGCGGCCCGGATCTCGCCGCGGATCGAGGCCCTCGTCCCGCTCGGCCCGCTCGCCGCGGTCCGTTCGGCCGTCGGCGACGACGCCGAGGTGCTCACCGGGCAGGACCGGCACAAGGCCGACGCCAGTGAGGACCGCGACCGCGAGACGCTCGACAACACCGTCACCCTGGTGCCGGTCATGGCGAGCGTCGCGGGCACCACCGCGGTGTTCGTCGTCGCCTCCACGTTCGCCTTCGCCGTCGTCCAGCGCCGCCGCGAAGTCGCCCTGCTGCGGGCCGTCGGCGCCACCCCCAAGCAGGTGCGGCGCATGGTGCGCGGCGAGGCCCTGCTCGTCGGCACGCTGGCGTCCGCGGCGGGCGCGGCGCTCGGCCTGTACGGCGCGCAGCTCCTCGCCGACGTGCTCATCGCCATGGACATCGCCCCGGACTGGTTCGAGGTGAAGCCGTCCCTGCACTGGACGATCGTCACCCCGCTCGCCGGAGCGTTCCTGGTCGGCGTCACGGTGGCGTGGTGCGGAGCCGTCGCCGCCGCCCGCAGGGCGGGCACGGTCCGCCCCGTCGAGGCGCTGCGCGAAGCCGCCGTGGACGACACCGGCATGACGCCCGCGCGCCGGCTGCTCGGCGCGGCCGGCGTCGCCGCCGGAGTGGGCCTCGCCGGGTGGATCGCCTTCGGCAAGCCGCAGAGCGTCCTGTCGCCCAACACCTACGTCACCGAGCTGCTCGTGCCCGTCCTCGCGGCGGCCGTCCTCGCCCCGCTCGCGGTCGGACCGCTCACCCGGTTCTTCATGTGGCCCTTCCGCAACTCCGCCGGGCCCACGGCCATGCTCGTGCGCGAGAGCGCGCTCACCGCCCGCCGCCGCACGGCCGCCACCGCCGCGCCGATCCTGCTCACCGTCGGCCTCGCCCTGTCGCTGCTCGCGGCCACCGACTCGCTCGGCGCCGCCCGCGACCACGGCCTGCGCAACTCGGTCACCTCCGAGTACGCGCTCGCGCCCGACGACACGCCGGGCATCAGCCCCGACGTCATCGACAAGGTCAAGCGGATCGACGGCGTACGGATCACCGCGCCGCTCCTGACGACCGTGTACACCCGCGACGAGGACCGCTTCGACGTGAACGACGGCCTGGTCGTCGACACGGCCGCGCTGAAGCACACCATGGACCTCGACGTCACCGAAGGGTCACTGGACGAGCTGGACGACACCAGCATGGCCGTCGCCGACCTGTGGGGCTGGGACGTGGGCACCCGCGTGAAGATCTTCCTGGGCGACGGCGAACAGGCCACGCTGAAGGTCGCCGCCGTCTACAAGGCGCTGCGCGGCTCGGACGTCGCCTATCTGCCCGAGCGGTTCGCCGCGTCCGCCGCGTACTCGCGCGACGGCCTGGCACGGCGCGCCTACATCTCCCTGAAGCCGGGCACCGACCGGGCCGCCGCCACCGCGGCCATCGAGAAGGCCGTGCGGGGCAACGGCGCGAAGTTCATGACGCGCGACGAACTCGTCGCCACCGAGAGCGCGTACGCGCGCCACCTCATCGAGGTGCGGCAGCGCTCCACCGCGCTGATCGTCGTCCTGTTCTGCTTCATCGCCATCCTCAACACCCTGCTCATGGCCACCGCCGACCGGCGCCGCGACCTCGCCGTGCTCCGCCTCGCCGGGGCCACGCCGAAACAGGTCGTGCGGTTCTTCGTCGCCGAGTCACTGCTCGTCACCGCGATCGGCGTGGCCCTCGCGGTCATCGCCTCCGCGGTCAACCTCATCGGCCTGTGGGGCGCCCTCCACGAGCTGTTCGGCGCGGCGCCCATCGTGGTGCCGTGGGCCGTCGTCGGCACGGTCACCGCCGTCTCGGCGGTCCTCGCCGTCGTCGGCACCGTGCTGCCCGTCGGCGCCGCCCTGCGCTCGCGCATCGTCCAGCTGGTGGGCGCCCGCGAATAG
- a CDS encoding ABC transporter ATP-binding protein: MDEAVRLESLTKTYSSGANPVTALREVTMAFPRGSFTAIMGPSGSGKSTLLQCAAGLDRPTSGRVSVDGTDLSTLNETQLTELRRERTGFIFQSFNLLPSLTAAQNVSLPLRLAGRKPKREAIARSLALVGLGDKAGSRPSQLSGGQQQRVAIARALVSRPAVLFADEPTGALDLHTGRELLDTLRKLAGPPTGDGYAATELADRPTTIVMVTHDPNVAAYADRVVFLADGNLAGGLERPTAEAVAARMTSLAVS, from the coding sequence ATGGATGAGGCAGTGCGGCTGGAGTCGCTGACCAAGACATACAGCTCGGGAGCCAACCCCGTGACCGCGCTGCGCGAGGTCACGATGGCCTTCCCCCGGGGCAGCTTCACGGCGATCATGGGCCCCTCCGGCTCCGGCAAGTCCACACTGCTGCAGTGCGCCGCGGGCCTGGACCGGCCCACGTCGGGCCGGGTGAGCGTCGACGGCACCGATCTGAGCACCCTGAACGAGACCCAGCTGACCGAGCTGCGCCGGGAGCGGACGGGCTTCATCTTCCAGTCCTTCAACCTGCTGCCCTCGCTCACGGCCGCCCAGAACGTGTCCCTTCCGCTGCGCCTCGCCGGGCGCAAGCCGAAGCGCGAGGCGATAGCCCGGTCGCTGGCCCTCGTGGGCCTCGGCGACAAGGCGGGCAGCCGCCCCAGCCAGCTGTCCGGCGGCCAGCAGCAGCGCGTCGCCATCGCCCGGGCCCTGGTCAGCCGACCCGCCGTGCTCTTCGCCGACGAGCCCACGGGCGCCCTCGACCTGCACACGGGACGGGAGCTCCTCGACACCCTGCGCAAGCTCGCGGGCCCGCCCACCGGCGACGGCTACGCGGCCACCGAGCTCGCCGACCGGCCCACCACCATCGTGATGGTCACGCACGACCCGAACGTCGCCGCGTACGCCGACCGCGTCGTCTTCCTCGCCGACGGCAACCTCGCCGGCGGCCTGGAGCGGCCCACGGCGGAGGCGGTCGCGGCCCGGATGACCAGCCTGGCGGTGTCGTAA
- a CDS encoding MbtH family NRPS accessory protein: MADDLNDDRLYRVVRNDEEQYSIWAADREPPAGWHAEGTEGTRQECLDRIDTVWTDMRPASLRRRMEQAGT, encoded by the coding sequence ATGGCCGACGACCTCAACGACGACCGCCTCTACCGCGTCGTCCGCAACGACGAGGAGCAGTACTCGATCTGGGCCGCCGACCGCGAGCCGCCCGCCGGCTGGCACGCCGAGGGCACCGAGGGCACCCGCCAGGAGTGCCTGGACCGGATCGACACCGTCTGGACCGACATGCGCCCGGCGAGCCTGCGCCGCCGCATGGAGCAGGCGGGCACCTGA
- a CDS encoding MFS transporter produces MRKAADGGTKPRRRHALPGLNSYRDFRLLWTGSALSVMAERCSGMAFTLLILWHTGSKSAAGLVGFAALLPALLVQLPAGVLVDRWNRRGVMLVCVVGRMVAVATVAVALAGDRLYVWHIAAVAFVQGALTVFYQLAERATVRGVVPARQLSAAMATNEARSRAVNFVGHPASGMLFGISAWMPFMSSVGMYLLSLITLVRLRAKDDTKAKGGKGKGGKGGKKRPMTAEIRAGLDWVWKRAYFRTALLIMAGSNLIFQALILSVAVVVRDSGRPAGTVGLIMAAGSVGGLLGAITGGALSKRLPMRHTMIVSHVAWALVLPGTVVFHHPAALGSLFFITSHIGAAVTVAGMSHQVRITPNNMQGRVGSVVMLLVSGASSLGALGTGFLLDAYGTRQVLIGASVVMAVLAAVATLVFTRRGAALEDENNMAPPPERESEPVVVSPRTTLTLRRIDG; encoded by the coding sequence ATGAGGAAGGCAGCCGACGGCGGCACGAAACCGCGTCGCCGGCACGCCCTCCCGGGCCTGAACTCCTACCGCGACTTCCGGCTCCTGTGGACCGGCTCGGCCCTGTCGGTGATGGCGGAGCGCTGCTCCGGCATGGCCTTCACGCTGCTGATCCTGTGGCACACCGGGTCCAAGAGCGCGGCGGGCCTCGTCGGCTTCGCCGCGCTCCTGCCCGCGCTGCTCGTCCAGCTGCCCGCCGGGGTCCTGGTGGACCGCTGGAACCGGCGCGGCGTGATGCTCGTGTGCGTGGTGGGGCGGATGGTGGCGGTCGCGACCGTCGCCGTCGCCCTGGCGGGCGACCGCCTCTACGTGTGGCACATCGCCGCCGTCGCCTTCGTGCAGGGCGCGCTGACCGTCTTCTACCAGCTGGCCGAGCGGGCCACCGTGCGCGGCGTGGTGCCCGCCCGGCAGCTGTCGGCGGCCATGGCCACGAACGAGGCGCGCTCCCGCGCGGTCAACTTCGTCGGACACCCGGCGAGCGGCATGCTGTTCGGCATCTCCGCGTGGATGCCGTTCATGTCCAGCGTCGGGATGTACCTGCTGTCCCTGATCACCCTGGTGCGGCTGCGGGCCAAGGACGACACGAAGGCCAAGGGGGGCAAGGGGAAGGGCGGCAAGGGCGGGAAGAAGCGGCCCATGACCGCGGAGATCCGCGCCGGGCTCGACTGGGTATGGAAACGCGCCTATTTCCGCACCGCGCTGCTCATCATGGCGGGCAGCAACCTGATCTTCCAGGCCCTGATCCTCAGCGTGGCGGTGGTGGTGCGGGACTCCGGCAGACCCGCGGGCACCGTCGGCCTGATCATGGCCGCGGGCAGCGTCGGAGGCCTCCTCGGCGCCATCACCGGCGGCGCGCTCAGCAAGCGCCTGCCGATGCGCCACACCATGATCGTGTCCCATGTGGCCTGGGCACTCGTCCTGCCCGGAACGGTGGTTTTCCACCATCCGGCGGCACTTGGGTCTCTCTTTTTCATAACATCGCATATAGGAGCCGCTGTTACCGTCGCAGGCATGTCCCACCAGGTGCGCATCACCCCGAACAACATGCAGGGGCGGGTCGGCAGCGTCGTCATGCTGCTCGTCTCCGGCGCGAGTTCACTGGGCGCGCTCGGCACCGGCTTCCTCCTGGACGCGTACGGCACCCGTCAGGTCCTGATCGGCGCATCCGTGGTGATGGCGGTCCTCGCCGCCGTCGCGACCCTCGTGTTCACGCGCCGAGGTGCGGCACTGGAGGACGAGAACAACATGGCGCCGCCCCCCGAGAGGGAGAGCGAGCCAGTGGTCGTCTCCCCACGTACGACCCTGACCTTACGGAGAATCGATGGATGA
- a CDS encoding ornithine carbamoyltransferase has protein sequence MQQHARQHLNGARTEATGTPDGATRHLISVCDLSDDDLRALVARGAEFAAGVREETLAGAIVGIYFRRTSTRTRTAFTTGALRLGARTVTFGPGDLQLNTGETSEDTGRVLAGMLDLLVARTSDATEELRTWAAAGPMSVVNAMSAEEHPTQALTDLTTLHRHFGHVDGLRVLYVGEGNNSAAALALALSRFPDTTLDLRTPPGYGLPADVIATAVAQADMHGATVRERHDMADLPEGVDAIYTTRWQTTGTTKPTADWREVFAPFQVTRDLWRSSPDAVFLHDLPAHRGEEVTADVLDGPASIAFTQATHKLHSAMAVLEWCRAGAR, from the coding sequence ATGCAGCAGCACGCTCGACAACACCTCAACGGGGCCCGGACGGAGGCCACGGGAACACCGGACGGCGCCACCCGCCATCTGATCTCCGTGTGCGACCTCAGCGACGACGACCTGCGCGCCCTGGTCGCCCGCGGCGCGGAGTTCGCGGCGGGCGTCCGCGAGGAGACCCTCGCCGGGGCGATCGTCGGGATCTACTTCCGGCGCACCTCCACGCGCACCCGCACCGCCTTCACCACCGGCGCCCTGCGTCTCGGCGCCAGGACGGTGACCTTCGGGCCGGGCGACCTCCAGCTCAACACGGGGGAGACCAGCGAGGACACCGGGCGCGTCCTCGCGGGCATGCTCGACCTGCTCGTGGCCCGCACGTCGGACGCCACCGAGGAGCTGCGGACCTGGGCCGCGGCCGGGCCGATGTCCGTCGTGAACGCGATGAGCGCCGAGGAGCACCCCACGCAGGCGCTGACCGACCTGACCACGCTGCACCGCCACTTCGGGCACGTCGACGGACTGCGCGTGCTGTACGTCGGCGAGGGCAACAACAGCGCGGCCGCCCTCGCGCTCGCCCTGAGCCGGTTCCCCGACACCACCCTCGACCTGCGGACGCCGCCCGGCTACGGCCTGCCCGCGGACGTCATCGCCACCGCGGTCGCGCAGGCCGACATGCACGGCGCGACCGTGCGCGAGCGGCACGACATGGCGGACCTGCCCGAGGGCGTGGACGCGATCTACACCACGCGCTGGCAGACCACGGGGACGACGAAGCCGACCGCCGACTGGCGCGAGGTCTTCGCCCCCTTCCAGGTCACCCGCGACCTGTGGCGGTCGAGCCCCGACGCGGTCTTCCTGCACGACCTGCCCGCGCACCGCGGTGAGGAGGTCACGGCCGACGTCCTGGACGGGCCCGCCAGCATCGCCTTCACCCAGGCGACCCACAAGCTGCACAGCGCGATGGCCGTCCTGGAGTGGTGCCGGGCCGGGGCGCGATGA
- a CDS encoding non-ribosomal peptide synthetase — translation MTVPLHQLIAAQAASTPRAVAVEDDLGSLTYEQLDRRAGDVARLLVARGVAPEARVAVCLPRGRDLLAALLGVWRAGAAYVPLDAGHPAERNTWVTRDSGAALALTTRASAGLFEAALGGRVAALDEEGAFDGLPQEDVAVEASGDHAAYLTYTSGSTGRPKGVVIQHGGIANRVAWSLSHQGLCAEDRVLQKTVITFDAAAWELFAPLAAGGTVVMAPAGTESDPALLARTVAERRVTVLQGVPSVLRMAVQEPAWADCATLRLVASAGEPLDAALCRRLAEPSGAQVWNTYGPTECSIDVSGQLFDPERHADAVPIGRPLDGMRAYVLDEEFAPVPIGVVGELYAAGVGVARGYAGNPAGTAERFVPDPHGPAGSRMYRTGDLARWRSDGALDFLGRADHQVKVNGVRIEPAEVEAALTAHQDVRGAVVAARETPGGKRLVAYLTTGRRVPRDELRRSLRGRLPEAMIPSLFVTLDAFPLTTSGKVDRAALPDPVDDQGAQGAYTAPRTPAEKLVAQVWEELLQIERVGAHDDFFALGGSSLVLTRLADALRTASGGDVQLRGLFGASTVEAQARLLEEARPAVPPVTPVPRTEPLPLSFGQHRLWFLDRMHPGSPEWVAPMFLRLPAGTTTAAVQGALDALESRHESLRTRYVLRGEEPRQAVVPAAPVELRVEHAGEDELERLFGEQFGRGFDLGEGPLWRALLVHVPKGGPVLLVTTHHIATDGWSTVLLERELRELCAARSEGRAPDLAEPSVQYADYAAWQFERADDPALDRELEYWKEQLADLTELQLPTDRPRPARRDAQGAGVRFTIPAGLADTLTGVGRRHGATPYVTFLAAFAGLLARYSGQDDIGVGSPVTGRTRPETQDTVGFFLNSLVLRCDTSGDPAFTELLDRVRTTTLAGFAHQELPFERLVDELQPVRDLSRTPLYQVAFDLQDEGATAVATDDVLMDAFQGAWRVAKTDLTLFMWRQADGSLVGAFEYATALFDQPTAARMAEHYVRLLEGVASHPELPLSALDISSVQERRLLRAWGGAESAAVVSGVSVPELVARQVVRVPDAVAVECGERRLSYAELDVAANRLAHRLRADGVGVGSSVAVLLDRSVELMVALLGVWRAGAGYVPMDPVLPSERIAAMVADGGVSAAVTSAEYADRFVDVPVVLTAEDLSAYPARAPEVVLDLDSVAYTVFTSGSTGRPKGVEVTHRGLANHVEWAERELAAAGSGGAPVFSSVAFDLVVPNVWAPLVAGQRVWLFGGELTELGDALVAAGPFAFIKLTPGHLEVLDQQLSDERVQELTRKVVVAGEALPGQLVERWRQLLGDGQVINEYGPTEATVGTCVFPLEEEFTGVVPIGRPLPNMVMRVLDGGMRPVPVGVVGELFVGGTGVARGYAGRPGLTAERFLPDPYGGSGERLYRTGDLVRWRADGAVEFVGRIDDQVKVRGYRVELGEIRAALVAQASVSDAVVVVSDEQQLIAYVVGDSEGLAEALGEALPPYMVPSLFVELDAIPLTANGKADRRALPDPGATVTDTYVAPRSEVEARIAEVWSQILLVDKIGADDNFFERGGHSILAVRLISRLQDEFDLDLPVRVAFERPTVAGLAQEIEDRVRAEIEAILAPSADGDGETRTGTPTDQV, via the coding sequence ATGACCGTCCCGCTCCATCAGCTCATCGCCGCCCAGGCCGCGTCGACGCCGCGGGCCGTCGCGGTCGAGGACGACCTCGGCTCCCTCACCTACGAACAGCTCGACCGGCGGGCGGGCGACGTCGCGCGGCTGCTCGTGGCGCGCGGCGTCGCACCCGAGGCGCGCGTCGCCGTGTGTCTGCCCCGCGGGCGCGACCTGCTCGCGGCGCTGCTCGGCGTGTGGCGGGCCGGCGCGGCGTACGTGCCCCTCGACGCGGGGCACCCGGCGGAGCGGAACACCTGGGTGACCCGGGACAGCGGGGCGGCCCTCGCTCTGACCACGCGGGCCTCGGCCGGACTCTTCGAAGCCGCCCTGGGCGGGCGCGTCGCCGCCCTGGACGAGGAGGGCGCCTTCGACGGGCTCCCCCAGGAGGACGTGGCGGTCGAGGCCTCCGGCGACCACGCCGCGTACCTCACCTACACCTCGGGGTCCACCGGCCGCCCCAAGGGCGTCGTCATCCAGCACGGCGGCATCGCCAACCGCGTGGCCTGGTCGCTCTCCCACCAGGGGCTCTGCGCGGAGGACCGGGTGCTCCAGAAGACCGTGATCACCTTCGACGCGGCGGCCTGGGAGCTGTTCGCGCCGCTCGCCGCGGGCGGCACCGTCGTGATGGCCCCCGCGGGCACCGAGTCCGACCCGGCGCTGCTCGCCCGCACCGTCGCCGAGCGGCGCGTCACCGTCCTGCAAGGCGTGCCGTCGGTCCTGCGGATGGCCGTCCAGGAGCCCGCCTGGGCCGACTGCGCGACGCTGCGCCTGGTCGCCTCCGCGGGCGAGCCGCTGGACGCCGCGCTGTGCCGCCGCCTCGCCGAGCCCTCCGGCGCCCAGGTGTGGAACACGTACGGGCCCACCGAGTGCTCCATCGACGTCAGCGGCCAGCTCTTCGACCCGGAGCGGCACGCCGACGCCGTGCCGATCGGCCGCCCCCTCGACGGGATGCGGGCCTACGTCCTCGACGAGGAGTTCGCACCGGTGCCGATCGGTGTCGTCGGCGAGCTGTACGCGGCGGGCGTGGGCGTCGCCCGCGGCTACGCGGGCAACCCCGCGGGAACCGCCGAACGGTTCGTGCCCGACCCGCACGGCCCGGCCGGCAGCCGCATGTACCGCACGGGCGACCTCGCCCGCTGGCGCTCCGACGGAGCCCTCGACTTCCTCGGCCGCGCCGACCACCAGGTCAAGGTCAACGGCGTACGCATCGAGCCCGCCGAGGTCGAGGCCGCGCTGACCGCCCACCAGGACGTGCGCGGCGCCGTCGTCGCGGCCCGCGAGACCCCGGGCGGGAAGCGGCTCGTCGCCTACCTCACCACCGGCCGCCGCGTGCCGCGCGACGAGCTGCGCCGCTCCCTGCGGGGTCGGCTGCCCGAGGCGATGATCCCCTCGCTGTTCGTCACCCTCGACGCCTTCCCGCTCACCACGAGCGGCAAGGTCGACCGGGCGGCCCTGCCGGACCCGGTCGACGACCAGGGAGCCCAGGGCGCGTACACCGCGCCGCGAACGCCCGCCGAGAAGCTCGTCGCCCAGGTCTGGGAGGAGCTCCTCCAGATCGAACGGGTCGGCGCCCACGACGACTTCTTCGCCCTCGGCGGCTCCTCGCTCGTCCTGACCCGCCTCGCCGACGCGCTGCGCACCGCGTCGGGCGGCGACGTGCAGCTGCGCGGCCTGTTCGGTGCCTCCACCGTCGAGGCGCAGGCGCGCCTCCTCGAAGAGGCGCGGCCCGCCGTGCCGCCGGTGACGCCCGTCCCGCGCACGGAGCCGCTGCCCCTGTCCTTCGGCCAGCACCGCCTGTGGTTCCTCGACCGCATGCACCCGGGCAGCCCCGAGTGGGTGGCGCCCATGTTCCTGCGGCTGCCCGCGGGCACGACCACGGCCGCCGTGCAGGGGGCCCTGGACGCGCTGGAGTCCCGGCACGAGTCGCTGCGCACCCGCTACGTGCTGCGCGGCGAGGAGCCCCGGCAGGCCGTCGTGCCCGCCGCCCCCGTGGAACTGCGGGTCGAGCACGCCGGTGAGGACGAGCTGGAGAGGCTGTTCGGGGAGCAGTTCGGCCGCGGCTTCGACCTGGGCGAAGGGCCCCTGTGGCGGGCGCTGCTCGTCCACGTGCCGAAGGGCGGCCCCGTGCTGCTCGTCACCACCCACCACATCGCCACCGACGGCTGGTCGACGGTCCTCCTGGAGCGCGAGCTGCGGGAGCTGTGCGCCGCCCGCTCCGAGGGCCGCGCCCCGGACCTCGCCGAGCCGTCCGTCCAGTACGCCGACTACGCCGCCTGGCAGTTCGAGCGCGCCGACGACCCGGCCCTCGACCGCGAACTGGAGTACTGGAAGGAGCAGTTGGCGGACCTCACGGAACTCCAGCTGCCGACGGACCGGCCCCGGCCCGCCCGGCGCGACGCCCAGGGCGCGGGGGTCCGCTTCACCATCCCCGCCGGGCTCGCCGACACCCTCACCGGCGTCGGCCGCCGCCACGGCGCCACCCCGTACGTCACCTTCCTCGCCGCCTTCGCCGGGCTCCTCGCCCGCTACTCCGGCCAGGACGACATCGGCGTCGGCAGCCCGGTCACGGGCCGCACCCGCCCCGAGACGCAGGACACGGTCGGCTTCTTCCTCAACTCCCTCGTGCTGCGCTGCGACACGAGCGGCGACCCGGCGTTCACCGAGCTGCTCGACCGCGTGCGCACCACGACGCTCGCCGGGTTCGCCCACCAGGAGCTGCCGTTCGAGCGCCTCGTGGACGAGCTCCAGCCGGTGCGCGACCTCTCCCGCACCCCCCTGTACCAGGTGGCCTTCGACCTCCAGGACGAGGGCGCCACCGCCGTCGCCACCGACGACGTCCTGATGGACGCCTTCCAGGGCGCCTGGCGCGTCGCCAAGACGGACCTGACGCTGTTCATGTGGCGCCAGGCGGACGGCTCCCTCGTCGGCGCCTTCGAGTACGCGACGGCCCTCTTCGACCAGCCGACCGCGGCCCGCATGGCCGAGCACTACGTCCGCCTCCTGGAAGGTGTGGCCTCCCACCCCGAGCTGCCCCTGTCGGCCCTCGACATCTCCTCCGTCCAGGAACGCCGCCTGCTGCGTGCGTGGGGTGGTGCGGAGTCGGCCGCGGTGGTGTCCGGGGTGTCAGTGCCGGAGTTGGTGGCGCGGCAGGTGGTGCGTGTTCCGGATGCTGTGGCTGTTGAGTGTGGTGAACGGCGGCTGTCGTACGCGGAGTTGGATGTGGCGGCGAATCGTCTGGCTCATCGTCTGCGTGCGGACGGGGTCGGTGTGGGTTCGTCGGTGGCGGTGCTCCTTGACCGTTCGGTTGAGCTGATGGTGGCGTTGTTGGGTGTGTGGCGTGCGGGTGCGGGTTATGTGCCGATGGATCCGGTACTGCCGTCGGAGCGGATCGCGGCGATGGTGGCGGACGGTGGCGTTTCGGCCGCGGTGACGTCGGCGGAGTATGCGGATCGTTTCGTTGATGTGCCGGTGGTGCTGACGGCTGAGGATCTGTCGGCGTATCCGGCGCGGGCGCCTGAAGTCGTGCTCGACCTGGATTCCGTGGCGTACACGGTGTTCACGTCGGGTTCGACGGGTCGGCCCAAGGGTGTGGAGGTTACGCACCGGGGTTTGGCGAATCATGTGGAGTGGGCGGAGCGGGAGCTGGCGGCTGCTGGTTCGGGTGGTGCGCCGGTGTTCTCGTCGGTGGCGTTCGATCTGGTGGTGCCGAATGTGTGGGCGCCGTTGGTGGCGGGGCAGCGGGTGTGGCTGTTCGGTGGTGAGTTGACGGAGCTGGGTGATGCGTTGGTGGCGGCGGGTCCGTTCGCGTTCATCAAGCTCACCCCCGGCCACCTCGAAGTCCTCGATCAGCAGTTGTCGGACGAGCGGGTGCAGGAGCTGACGCGCAAGGTCGTCGTCGCCGGTGAAGCCCTTCCGGGCCAACTGGTCGAGCGGTGGCGGCAGTTGCTCGGAGACGGCCAGGTCATCAACGAGTACGGTCCGACCGAGGCGACCGTGGGGACCTGCGTGTTCCCGCTGGAGGAGGAGTTCACCGGAGTCGTGCCCATCGGACGGCCCCTTCCCAACATGGTGATGCGGGTGCTTGATGGGGGGATGCGTCCGGTTCCGGTCGGAGTCGTGGGGGAGCTGTTCGTCGGTGGGACGGGTGTCGCACGCGGTTACGCGGGACGCCCCGGGCTGACCGCCGAGCGGTTCCTGCCCGACCCGTACGGGGGCTCGGGCGAGCGCCTGTACCGGACCGGTGACCTGGTCCGGTGGCGGGCCGACGGGGCGGTCGAGTTCGTCGGCCGCATCGACGACCAGGTCAAGGTGCGGGGCTACCGCGTCGAGCTGGGCGAGATCCGTGCCGCGCTGGTCGCGCAGGCCTCGGTGTCCGATGCCGTCGTCGTCGTCTCCGACGAGCAGCAGCTGATCGCGTACGTCGTCGGCGACAGTGAGGGGCTCGCCGAGGCCCTCGGCGAGGCACTGCCGCCGTACATGGTGCCTTCGCTCTTCGTGGAGCTGGACGCGATCCCGCTCACGGCCAACGGCAAGGCCGACCGCAGGGCCCTGCCCGACCCCGGCGCGACGGTCACCGACACCTATGTCGCCCCGCGCTCCGAGGTCGAGGCGCGCATCGCCGAGGTGTGGAGCCAGATCCTCCTCGTGGACAAGATCGGCGCCGACGACAACTTCTTCGAGCGCGGCGGCCACTCGATCCTCGCGGTCCGGCTGATCTCGCGGCTCCAGGACGAGTTCGACCTCGACCTGCCCGTCCGGGTCGCCTTCGAGCGGCCCACCGTCGCCGGGCTCGCCCAGGAGATCGAGGACCGCGTACGCGCCGAGATCGAGGCGATCCTCGCGCCGAGCGCCGACGGCGACGGCGAAACCCGCACCGGCACGCCCACCGACCAGGTCTGA